The Kordia sp. SMS9 genome window below encodes:
- a CDS encoding iron-containing alcohol dehydrogenase family protein, whose product MVPRVIFGRGSFNQIQEILTPKRINTKAPFIFLVDDVFEHNPWLIDRIPLRFLDQIIFVSANEEPKTSQVDALVSELKSRFTENPSGIIGIGGGTLLDMAKAVAIMLANEGSAADYQGWDLVSSEAVYHVGIPTISGTGAEVSRTTVLTGPEKKLGINSDYTPFDQVVLDPELTRGVPQNQWFYTGMDCYIHCIESLTGTYLNAFSQSYGEKALELCRNVFLEKNVRDEDSEDKLMMASWHGGMSIAYSQVGVAHAMSYGLSYLLGTKHGIGNCIVFNHLEEFYPQGVSEFKKMVVKHDIDIPKDVCKDLTDKDFDKMIDIALMLVPLWENALGKNWQEIITREKLKHMYKKM is encoded by the coding sequence ATGGTTCCCAGAGTAATCTTCGGAAGAGGAAGTTTTAACCAGATACAGGAAATTCTAACGCCAAAACGAATCAATACGAAGGCGCCGTTTATCTTTTTGGTAGATGATGTTTTCGAGCACAATCCGTGGTTGATTGATCGCATTCCGCTTCGTTTTTTAGATCAGATTATTTTTGTTTCTGCGAATGAAGAACCGAAAACCTCACAAGTGGATGCGTTGGTCAGCGAACTGAAATCGCGTTTTACCGAAAATCCATCAGGAATTATTGGAATTGGTGGTGGAACCTTGCTTGATATGGCAAAAGCGGTAGCAATTATGTTGGCAAATGAAGGAAGTGCCGCCGATTATCAAGGTTGGGATTTGGTGAGTAGTGAAGCTGTATATCATGTGGGAATTCCAACAATCTCTGGAACTGGCGCGGAAGTTTCACGTACTACCGTTTTAACTGGACCTGAAAAGAAACTAGGAATCAACTCGGATTATACGCCATTTGATCAAGTAGTGTTAGATCCGGAATTGACGCGTGGTGTGCCGCAAAATCAGTGGTTTTACACGGGAATGGATTGTTATATTCACTGTATAGAATCGCTCACAGGAACGTATTTGAATGCCTTTAGTCAGAGTTATGGCGAAAAAGCACTCGAATTATGTCGCAATGTATTCTTAGAGAAAAACGTGCGTGATGAAGATTCTGAAGACAAACTCATGATGGCTTCTTGGCACGGCGGTATGAGTATTGCCTATTCGCAAGTTGGTGTCGCACACGCCATGAGTTACGGACTTTCCTATTTGCTAGGAACCAAACATGGAATTGGAAACTGTATTGTATTCAATCACTTGGAGGAATTTTATCCGCAAGGTGTTTCAGAATTCAAAAAAATGGTTGTGAAGCATGATATTGACATTCCAAAAGATGTTTGCAAAGATTTGACTGACAAAGATTTCGACAAAATGATTGACATTGCTTTGATGTTGGTGCCACTTTGGGAAAATGCTTTGGGTAAAAACTGGCAGGAAATCATTACCCGTGAGAAGTTGAAGCATATGTATAAGAAAATGTAG
- a CDS encoding CatA-like O-acetyltransferase, producing the protein MRKLDVHTWNRKEHFAFFNTFQDPFFAVATPVDVTKAYAFAKTSGNSFFTVYLHDCMKAVNAIEAFRYRIENEDEIVVHEAIHASATILRENNVFGFSFINYDANFETFKHNVAQEKNRIYNSEALFPPKNTEDCVFVSALPWVNFSGHKEPFHGKKESVPRIAFGKMETVGAKKMMTVSVSVNHALMDGYHVGQFTEKFQENLLNHEIS; encoded by the coding sequence ATGAGAAAGCTCGATGTACACACATGGAATCGCAAGGAACATTTTGCGTTTTTCAACACTTTTCAAGATCCGTTTTTTGCCGTAGCAACACCGGTGGATGTAACGAAAGCGTATGCATTTGCCAAAACATCTGGAAATAGTTTTTTTACTGTGTATTTGCACGATTGCATGAAAGCTGTGAATGCAATAGAAGCGTTTCGCTATCGCATAGAAAACGAAGATGAAATTGTGGTACACGAGGCTATTCACGCATCAGCAACGATTTTAAGAGAAAATAACGTGTTCGGTTTTTCTTTTATTAATTATGATGCGAATTTTGAAACGTTCAAACACAATGTAGCACAAGAAAAAAACCGAATTTACAATTCAGAGGCACTTTTTCCGCCTAAAAATACGGAAGATTGTGTTTTTGTATCGGCTTTGCCTTGGGTAAACTTTTCAGGTCATAAAGAGCCTTTTCATGGAAAAAAAGAATCTGTTCCAAGAATTGCTTTTGGTAAGATGGAAACAGTTGGTGCTAAAAAAATGATGACGGTTTCAGTTTCTGTAAATCACGCCTTGATGGATGGCTATCATGTGGGGCAGTTTACCGAAAAATTTCAAGAAAATTTATTAAATCACGAAATAAGTTAA
- a CDS encoding HAD family hydrolase: MKYDAIKVIAFDADDTLWVNETYFRDAEHKFAKLLSAYETENKIDQELFKMEMKNLPIYGYGIKGFVLSMVESAMELSNGKISNKVITEILEIGKQMIDMPVELLDGILETLEHLHKKYRLLVLTKGDLLDQERKLEKSGLTKYFHHVEVMSDKKEKNYSDLLEHLEIDVNEFLMIGNSLRSDVLPIINIGAKAIHVPFHTTWQHEQVAPHEESEQYDVVKNIREVLNHL; the protein is encoded by the coding sequence ATGAAGTATGATGCTATAAAAGTCATCGCGTTTGACGCCGATGATACGCTTTGGGTGAACGAAACCTATTTCAGAGATGCAGAACATAAGTTTGCCAAATTGCTGTCTGCATACGAAACAGAGAATAAAATTGATCAAGAATTGTTTAAGATGGAAATGAAAAACCTTCCAATTTACGGCTACGGAATTAAAGGTTTTGTGTTATCAATGGTGGAAAGTGCAATGGAACTTTCCAATGGAAAAATCTCCAACAAAGTCATTACTGAAATTTTAGAAATCGGTAAGCAAATGATCGACATGCCTGTAGAATTGCTCGATGGCATTCTAGAAACTCTTGAACATTTACACAAAAAATACCGATTATTAGTCTTAACAAAAGGCGATTTACTCGATCAAGAACGCAAATTAGAAAAATCGGGCTTGACCAAATATTTTCATCATGTGGAAGTGATGAGTGATAAAAAAGAGAAAAATTACAGCGATTTATTAGAGCATCTCGAAATTGATGTGAACGAATTTTTAATGATTGGAAACTCGTTACGATCAGACGTTTTGCCAATTATCAATATTGGAGCAAAGGCGATTCATGTGCCATTTCACACGACATGGCAACATGAACAAGTAGCGCCACATGAAGAATCGGAACAATATGATGTCGTCAAAAACATCAGAGAAGTGTTAAACCATTTGTAA
- the kdsB gene encoding 3-deoxy-manno-octulosonate cytidylyltransferase, with protein sequence MIPARYAASRFPGKLMQDLHGKTVITRTYEATVATGLFEEVYVVTDSDVIREEISKNGGNVIMSQKEHESGSDRIAEAVEDVEADIVINVQGDEPFTEKASLEKVINVFYEDPQKEIDLASLMVEITDWDEISNPNTVKVIVDQRSFALYFSRSPIPFPRDKNAGAKYYKHKGIYAFRKQALLDFAKLPMQMLEATEKIECIRYLEFGKKIKMVTTTVEGVEIDTPEDLERAKKVWNS encoded by the coding sequence ATGATTCCCGCACGATATGCAGCTTCTCGATTTCCAGGGAAGCTCATGCAAGATTTACACGGTAAAACGGTAATTACCCGAACGTACGAAGCTACGGTTGCTACAGGTCTTTTTGAAGAAGTCTATGTAGTGACGGACAGCGATGTGATTCGCGAAGAAATTAGCAAAAATGGCGGAAATGTCATCATGAGTCAAAAGGAACACGAATCTGGAAGCGATCGCATTGCAGAAGCCGTAGAAGACGTGGAAGCCGATATTGTAATCAATGTGCAAGGTGACGAACCGTTCACGGAAAAAGCCAGTTTAGAAAAGGTAATCAACGTTTTTTATGAAGATCCGCAAAAAGAAATTGATCTCGCTTCATTGATGGTAGAAATTACGGATTGGGACGAAATTAGCAATCCTAACACGGTAAAAGTCATTGTAGATCAGCGCAGTTTTGCACTCTATTTTTCACGATCGCCAATTCCATTTCCAAGAGATAAAAATGCAGGTGCCAAATATTACAAACACAAAGGAATTTATGCATTTCGCAAGCAAGCCTTGTTAGATTTTGCCAAATTACCTATGCAAATGCTTGAAGCCACTGAAAAAATTGAGTGTATTCGCTATTTAGAATTTGGGAAGAAAATAAAAATGGTGACGACCACTGTAGAAGGTGTTGAAATTGATACGCCAGAAGATTTAGAACGCGCCAAAAAAGTATGGAACTCATGA
- a CDS encoding PAS domain-containing sensor histidine kinase, whose product MSKKIYIQLSIRILLIAVNAMLIFYFFQKGYVINGFGFTLLLIFQTFLCFDYLKKLFLDIEKTVDCLLNDDFSNKISVEKQQNILHAKTAKLQEKYRTQSQLFTSEQVIFTNIIESLTIGVLILRKDKNDEIEVFQLNKAFVDFFQIPKFYNWKLLQEKITPLVNIIDAKPWKRVKHTISLTVNEQLESFFLKTSVTHTSDYDYLMVTMETIQQLIDKKEKESWYKLMTVMSHEIINTITPISSLAENLDSLLQDEPDEDTLSELSQGLKIIKKRSLHLNNFVNTYRQLSELPLPDKKEINFTETVQQTLDLFSQEFKEKNIQLHFQREENIQLLADKQQLEQVVINLISNCLYALKEASTPTITVNISQENNRVHLTVSDNGIGISQKIKNNIFVPYFTTRKDGSGIGLTLTKSIVEAHDGTIFFKSENGLTTFTLSFQTA is encoded by the coding sequence ATGAGCAAAAAAATTTACATACAACTCTCCATTCGTATTTTGCTCATTGCAGTCAATGCCATGTTGATTTTTTATTTTTTCCAAAAAGGATATGTAATCAACGGATTTGGGTTTACATTGTTATTAATTTTTCAAACCTTCTTGTGTTTTGATTATTTAAAAAAGCTCTTTTTAGACATCGAAAAAACAGTAGATTGTTTGCTAAACGACGACTTCTCCAATAAAATATCTGTTGAAAAGCAACAAAATATTTTACATGCAAAAACAGCCAAACTTCAAGAAAAATACCGAACACAAAGCCAATTATTCACTTCTGAACAGGTAATTTTTACCAATATTATTGAGAGTTTAACGATTGGCGTTCTCATTCTCCGAAAGGATAAAAATGATGAAATTGAAGTTTTTCAATTGAACAAAGCATTTGTCGATTTCTTTCAGATTCCGAAGTTTTACAATTGGAAATTATTACAAGAAAAAATTACACCGTTGGTCAACATTATTGACGCAAAACCTTGGAAACGCGTGAAACATACCATTTCGCTCACCGTAAACGAGCAATTGGAATCTTTTTTCCTGAAAACTTCCGTGACACATACGAGCGATTACGATTATTTGATGGTAACGATGGAAACCATTCAACAGTTAATTGATAAGAAAGAAAAGGAATCTTGGTACAAATTGATGACCGTCATGTCGCATGAAATCATCAATACGATTACGCCAATTAGCAGTTTGGCAGAAAACTTAGATTCGCTTTTGCAAGATGAACCTGATGAAGATACATTGTCAGAATTATCGCAAGGATTGAAAATCATCAAAAAGCGTTCGTTACACTTGAATAATTTTGTAAATACGTATCGTCAATTATCCGAATTGCCATTGCCTGACAAAAAGGAAATTAATTTTACCGAAACGGTACAACAAACGCTGGATTTGTTCTCGCAAGAATTTAAAGAAAAAAACATTCAACTGCATTTTCAACGTGAAGAAAACATTCAACTTTTGGCAGACAAACAACAATTGGAACAAGTTGTTATCAATTTGATTTCAAACTGTTTATACGCACTCAAAGAAGCTTCAACACCTACAATTACAGTCAACATAAGCCAAGAAAACAATCGCGTACATTTGACGGTTTCTGACAACGGCATTGGCATTTCGCAAAAAATTAAAAACAATATTTTTGTTCCCTATTTTACCACAAGAAAAGACGGTTCGGGAATTGGATTGACCTTAACCAAAAGTATTGTAGAAGCGCATGACGGCACGATTTTCTTTAAATCTGAAAACGGATTAACAACGTTTACCTTGAGTTTTCAAACTGCATAA
- a CDS encoding sigma-54 dependent transcriptional regulator: MRKKEASILIVDDDDDILFSARISLKKYFTEIITTNNPKKIRNYIISQTFDVVLLDMNYRIGFEDGKEGLYWLQQIKEISPETTVILMTAFGSVNLAVEAIKQGATDFILKPWNTEKLYSIVNAGVELARSKRKTTQLETVQKQLDKDFHQQTEHIIGKSVAMKKAINLVQKVAPTDANVLILGENGTGKYVFAKEIHLQSNRKNHPFIHVDLGALNENLFESELFGYAKGAFTDAQKDTLGRFELAAGGTIFLDEIGNLPLHLQSKLLTVIQNRKVTRLGEGNERPIDVRIICATNALIHEMVNEQTFRQDLLFRINTIELQLPPLRERSEDIEVLANHFLKKLNQRYRKQLTSISNNAITALKNYSWPGNIRELEHIIERAVIITENTSIEAEDLHFSSRKVNTAMPATLNLEETEKILIQQALDKHHGNISKAAKDLGLTRAALYRRLEKHQL, translated from the coding sequence ATGAGAAAGAAAGAAGCTTCCATATTAATTGTCGACGATGACGACGATATTTTATTTTCGGCGCGCATTAGCTTGAAGAAGTATTTTACGGAAATCATTACGACGAACAATCCTAAAAAGATTCGCAATTACATCATTTCACAAACTTTTGATGTGGTATTGTTAGATATGAATTACCGCATTGGCTTTGAAGACGGGAAAGAAGGTTTGTATTGGTTGCAACAAATCAAGGAAATCAGTCCAGAAACGACTGTAATTCTCATGACCGCTTTTGGAAGTGTAAATTTAGCGGTAGAAGCCATCAAGCAAGGTGCCACCGATTTTATTCTGAAACCTTGGAACACCGAAAAGCTATATAGTATTGTAAATGCAGGTGTGGAATTGGCGCGTTCCAAGCGAAAAACAACACAGCTTGAAACGGTACAGAAACAACTCGATAAAGATTTTCACCAACAAACAGAACACATTATTGGGAAATCGGTGGCGATGAAAAAAGCCATCAATTTGGTGCAAAAAGTGGCGCCAACAGATGCAAACGTGTTGATTTTAGGTGAAAACGGAACAGGAAAATATGTATTTGCCAAAGAAATTCATCTGCAATCCAATCGTAAAAATCATCCGTTTATTCATGTCGATTTAGGTGCATTGAACGAAAATTTATTTGAAAGTGAATTGTTTGGCTATGCGAAAGGTGCGTTTACCGATGCGCAAAAAGATACCTTAGGACGATTTGAATTGGCGGCTGGCGGAACGATTTTTTTGGATGAAATTGGCAATCTGCCATTACACCTTCAATCGAAACTTTTAACGGTAATTCAAAATAGAAAAGTGACACGTTTGGGAGAAGGAAATGAACGCCCAATTGACGTGAGAATCATTTGTGCCACCAACGCACTTATTCATGAAATGGTAAACGAACAAACTTTCCGACAAGATTTACTATTCCGAATCAACACGATCGAATTGCAATTGCCACCATTGCGCGAACGCTCGGAAGACATTGAAGTCTTAGCGAATCATTTCCTGAAAAAGTTGAATCAACGATACCGAAAACAATTGACTTCAATTTCAAACAATGCTATTACGGCATTAAAAAATTACAGTTGGCCTGGAAACATTCGGGAACTAGAACATATTATAGAACGCGCCGTTATTATTACCGAAAATACAAGTATTGAAGCGGAAGATTTGCACTTTTCTTCACGCAAAGTGAATACTGCAATGCCAGCGACGTTAAACTTAGAAGAAACCGAAAAAATCCTGATTCAGCAAGCGTTGGACAAACATCATGGAAATATTTCTAAAGCTGCGAAAGATTTAGGATTAACGCGTGCTGCTTTGTACAGACGACTTGAAAAACACCAACTCTAA
- a CDS encoding efflux RND transporter periplasmic adaptor subunit: MDKQLQPKNKKTKRMLFWGIPTIVVFAIIFMSATRKKQVNLQKDSISIKTVLKGDFEDVLLFNSTVEPKTSVLINVIQGGSVSEVFVESGQLVKKGTPLLRVYNPNAELNYLTQETAIVEQINNLRNIRVTIKNQQLNLDEQLLSIDNSFKNAERQYTTDQRLYKKDVIARNKFQTSEQEYKFQKERNEVIKAKVSNEKNDRNVQLARINASVQKMEESLELLRKNKENFIVKAPQDGLLSSFNPTLGQNYNQGDNVGKIDVLDGYKLVAKVDEYYISKLEENIRGTVTVEETKLPIRISKIYPEIVSGNFQVELQFENDSISKGIRRGMSLKSKMFLSNNSEAVLLPKGLFFQSTNGKWVFVLNSDNKAVKRNVRIGRENPFYYEVLEGLQAGDRVITSSYDDYKDMEALNLN; encoded by the coding sequence ATGGACAAGCAACTTCAACCAAAAAATAAAAAAACGAAACGCATGCTGTTTTGGGGAATTCCAACAATCGTAGTGTTCGCCATTATTTTTATGAGCGCTACACGCAAAAAGCAAGTCAATTTACAAAAAGACTCCATTTCAATCAAAACGGTATTGAAAGGTGATTTTGAAGATGTATTATTATTTAATAGTACCGTAGAACCAAAAACGTCGGTATTGATCAACGTCATTCAAGGTGGATCGGTTTCAGAGGTGTTTGTAGAAAGCGGACAACTAGTCAAAAAAGGCACACCATTATTACGTGTGTACAATCCGAATGCAGAATTGAATTATTTGACGCAAGAAACTGCCATTGTAGAGCAAATTAATAATTTGAGAAATATTCGCGTCACGATAAAGAATCAACAGTTGAATTTAGACGAACAACTGTTGAGTATTGACAATTCGTTTAAAAATGCGGAACGTCAATACACGACTGATCAGCGTTTGTATAAAAAAGATGTCATTGCACGCAACAAGTTTCAAACTTCTGAGCAAGAATATAAATTTCAAAAAGAGCGCAACGAAGTGATTAAAGCGAAAGTTTCCAACGAAAAAAATGATCGAAATGTGCAATTGGCTCGTATCAATGCATCTGTTCAGAAAATGGAAGAAAGTTTAGAATTGTTACGCAAAAACAAAGAGAATTTTATTGTAAAAGCGCCTCAAGATGGATTGTTGTCATCGTTCAATCCGACCTTGGGACAAAATTACAATCAAGGTGATAATGTCGGTAAAATTGACGTCTTAGATGGTTACAAATTGGTTGCAAAAGTAGATGAATACTACATTTCTAAACTTGAAGAAAACATTCGTGGAACGGTAACAGTTGAAGAAACAAAACTCCCAATCCGCATTTCAAAGATTTATCCTGAGATTGTGAGTGGTAATTTTCAAGTGGAATTACAGTTTGAAAACGATTCTATTTCCAAAGGAATTCGTCGCGGAATGTCGTTAAAAAGTAAAATGTTTTTATCGAACAACAGTGAAGCGGTATTATTGCCAAAAGGATTATTTTTCCAAAGCACGAATGGAAAATGGGTTTTTGTGTTAAATTCAGACAATAAAGCGGTGAAACGAAATGTACGTATCGGACGTGAGAATCCTTTTTATTACGAAGTATTGGAAGGTTTGCAAGCGGGCGATCGCGTGATTACGTCAAGCTATGACGATTATAAAGATATGGAAGCACTAAACTTGAACTAA
- a CDS encoding ABC transporter ATP-binding protein, which translates to MITLTDLTKVYRTEEVETTALHKLNLTVKEGEFVSIMGTSGCGKSTLLNIIGLLDAPTSGSYQFAKEEVSKYSEKQRALVRKANIGFVFQNFNLIDELSVYENIELPLIYNKVPSSERKKRVNEILERVGIAHRAKHFPLQLSGGQQQRVAVARALVTNPKLILADEPTGNLDSKNGNEVMELLAELHASGATIIMVTHSSYDAQFSSRIVMMKDGEIISEKTNTRDIDVLVQ; encoded by the coding sequence ATGATTACATTAACAGATTTAACGAAAGTATACAGAACAGAAGAAGTAGAAACGACTGCACTTCACAAATTGAATTTAACCGTAAAAGAAGGCGAATTTGTGTCCATTATGGGAACTTCAGGATGCGGAAAATCGACTTTATTAAATATCATCGGATTGCTAGATGCGCCAACTTCTGGAAGCTATCAATTTGCAAAAGAGGAAGTTTCGAAATATTCGGAAAAGCAACGTGCCTTAGTGCGTAAAGCCAATATTGGATTCGTATTTCAAAATTTCAATTTGATCGACGAACTTTCTGTGTATGAGAATATTGAGTTGCCATTAATTTACAACAAAGTACCATCTAGCGAACGCAAAAAACGGGTGAATGAAATTTTAGAACGCGTCGGAATTGCACACAGAGCAAAACATTTTCCATTGCAATTGTCTGGCGGACAACAACAACGTGTTGCGGTAGCTAGAGCTTTGGTGACGAATCCGAAGTTGATTTTGGCGGATGAACCAACCGGAAATTTGGACAGTAAAAACGGGAATGAAGTCATGGAATTATTGGCAGAATTGCACGCTTCTGGAGCCACAATTATCATGGTGACGCATTCTTCGTATGATGCGCAATTTTCAAGTAGAATTGTCATGATGAAAGATGGCGAAATCATTTCAGAGAAAACGAACACACGCGATATCGACGTCTTAGTTCAGTAA
- a CDS encoding ABC transporter permease: MLQTWIKIFFRNSKKNWLNLVVNISGLTLGFAGLLIVLLYFNDELSYNDWNPNKDEIYRVANTSRNNGIWFSSTSAEAILFKSDIPEVEETVLVSPFYRSRVLLNGETKVYTEKMTQTEPNFFDFFPFTILEGTTAKFAENRTHIALSKEFAKKLYGNKSPIGELVKIDGNDHIITCVYEVPGNSHYESELLMQFSKPFELHWGNFQNELFCKITKDANIDEVRQKMNNVIIERNVKPQLAKNNMTLEEVKEKYGIIEVLLEQLSTIRLHHKANHAGPGGKGNYQLLLVLLGLSILLIIISCVNFINLSTASASQRAKEVGVKKTLGLSKKQLIFQYVFEIVLQGFIALLFALILVEFVLPYFNQFMDKNIRLTNGGVLLKLIGIAIATSITVGSIPALYLANFKTVEVLKGNFSRSKKGIIARNVMLGLQFLISGFFLIGVLVIYNQMAFMIHKDLGFEKAQTLVVDVYNIEDEYKKYELLKSSMIHHENIMEISSSMFVPGDGNLNGTSLRYGDESFNTASNTIDHNYIDFAQLNLLKGRTFSEKFASDTISTIMLNETAAKRLGIYNDPIGKEVNLGWQPDEDKRKFEVIGMIQDYHFDGFDVKIDPMFLIHWKTFPMTKKWLSAIQFKIKPENISQTIADIEEFWIENVDDKYPFNYQFLDAHFAETYEKYEKQQTMFLILSTIVIIISLLGLFALATLTIQQRLKEVAIRKTLGASVKEIMFQLVKSFLKITIIAVVVLLPISYYFMQGWLDNFVYRIDMPLWPYIVTPVILLILVFVVVGVKAFNATKIDLIKYLKFE, from the coding sequence ATGTTACAAACTTGGATTAAAATATTTTTTAGAAATAGTAAAAAAAACTGGCTTAATTTAGTCGTGAATATTTCCGGCTTAACACTGGGTTTTGCAGGTTTACTCATCGTATTATTATACTTTAATGATGAACTCAGTTATAATGACTGGAATCCTAATAAAGACGAAATATACAGAGTGGCCAACACATCCAGAAATAATGGAATTTGGTTCTCTAGTACCTCTGCAGAAGCGATCCTTTTTAAAAGCGACATTCCAGAAGTAGAAGAAACAGTATTGGTTTCTCCATTTTACAGAAGTCGTGTGTTACTCAATGGAGAAACGAAAGTGTACACGGAGAAAATGACGCAAACGGAACCAAATTTTTTCGACTTTTTCCCATTTACAATTTTAGAAGGAACTACTGCAAAATTTGCTGAAAACCGAACTCATATTGCGCTGTCAAAAGAATTTGCGAAAAAACTTTACGGAAACAAAAGTCCTATTGGCGAACTAGTTAAAATTGATGGCAATGATCATATCATTACTTGTGTGTATGAAGTTCCAGGAAACAGTCATTACGAGTCTGAATTGTTGATGCAGTTTAGCAAACCATTCGAATTGCACTGGGGAAACTTTCAAAATGAACTCTTTTGTAAAATTACCAAAGATGCCAATATAGATGAGGTTCGACAAAAAATGAACAATGTCATCATTGAGCGAAATGTAAAGCCACAGTTGGCAAAAAATAACATGACTTTGGAAGAAGTTAAAGAAAAGTATGGCATCATAGAAGTATTGTTAGAACAGTTGAGCACCATTCGGTTACACCATAAAGCCAATCATGCAGGTCCGGGCGGCAAAGGAAACTATCAGTTATTATTGGTATTACTAGGCTTATCTATCTTATTAATCATTATTTCTTGTGTGAATTTTATCAACTTATCAACGGCTTCTGCAAGTCAGCGCGCCAAAGAAGTTGGTGTAAAGAAAACGCTTGGATTGTCCAAAAAACAACTCATTTTTCAATATGTTTTTGAAATTGTACTACAAGGATTTATAGCACTTTTATTTGCGTTGATTTTAGTGGAATTTGTTTTACCATATTTTAATCAATTTATGGACAAGAATATACGCTTGACCAACGGAGGAGTTTTATTAAAATTGATTGGTATTGCCATCGCTACTTCAATTACTGTTGGAAGTATTCCTGCATTGTACTTAGCTAATTTTAAAACTGTTGAAGTCTTAAAAGGAAACTTTTCACGCAGTAAAAAAGGAATTATTGCTAGAAACGTTATGCTAGGATTGCAATTTTTAATTTCTGGATTCTTTTTAATTGGCGTGTTGGTTATTTACAATCAAATGGCGTTTATGATTCATAAAGATTTAGGTTTTGAAAAAGCGCAAACGCTGGTGGTAGATGTCTACAATATTGAAGACGAATATAAAAAGTATGAGCTGTTAAAAAGCAGTATGATTCATCATGAAAATATTATGGAAATATCTTCAAGTATGTTTGTGCCTGGCGATGGAAATTTAAACGGAACGAGTCTTCGTTATGGAGACGAATCGTTCAATACGGCATCAAATACGATTGACCATAATTATATAGATTTTGCACAGCTCAATTTACTAAAAGGACGAACGTTTTCGGAAAAATTTGCGTCTGATACAATTTCAACAATCATGCTGAATGAAACAGCGGCGAAACGCTTAGGTATTTACAACGATCCAATAGGAAAAGAAGTGAATCTTGGTTGGCAACCCGATGAAGATAAACGTAAATTTGAAGTCATCGGAATGATTCAAGATTATCACTTTGACGGTTTTGATGTAAAAATAGATCCTATGTTTTTAATTCATTGGAAAACATTTCCGATGACAAAAAAATGGCTGAGTGCTATACAGTTTAAGATCAAACCTGAAAATATTTCACAAACCATTGCTGACATAGAAGAATTTTGGATAGAAAATGTGGACGATAAGTATCCATTCAATTATCAGTTTTTAGACGCGCATTTTGCCGAAACATATGAAAAATATGAAAAGCAACAAACCATGTTTTTGATTCTTTCTACCATTGTCATCATCATTTCGTTACTAGGATTATTTGCGCTGGCAACCTTAACTATTCAGCAGCGTTTAAAAGAAGTTGCCATTCGCAAAACGCTTGGCGCTTCTGTCAAAGAAATTATGTTTCAGCTTGTAAAAAGCTTCTTAAAAATTACCATCATTGCTGTAGTTGTATTGCTACCAATATCCTATTACTTTATGCAAGGCTGGCTCGATAATTTTGTATATCGAATTGATATGCCACTTTGGCCATACATTGTAACACCTGTCATACTGCTCATTCTCGTTTTTGTTGTAGTAGGCGTAAAGGCATTCAATGCCACAAAAATTGATTTAATCAAATACTTAAAATTCGAATAA